One genomic region from Rosa rugosa chromosome 1, drRosRugo1.1, whole genome shotgun sequence encodes:
- the LOC133718920 gene encoding probable vacuolar amino acid transporter YPQ1, whose translation MPLSYCIAARKPCVRWVEKYFKDCLCNLRDDFSFGFGLVSLVCWGVAEIPQIITNFQTKSSHGVSLAFLLTWVAGDVFNLVGCLLEPATLPTQYYTALLYTISTVVLVLQSVYYDYFYTWWKCGKVTVNQLAQDEEEDSRKPLNPKLVDSGVPIPSASPKATPRREFYYTSARSMAGSGTPPFRTYMKVARSGPSTLAVDSDSSSEDESAPVTSKKSDRTSQPRPIPRSVGYGAFLATSLNLPFGSKGMTQVLCIGITGRKLLQEHSVEHSVYGQWLGWLMAAIYMGGRLPQIWLNIKRGSVEGLNPLMFVFALVANVAYVASILVRTIEWDNIKANMPWLLDAAVCVVLDLFIILQYMYYRYWRKRTSPRDEEDNIYYK comes from the exons atgccACTGTCTTATTGTATAGCAGCGAGAAAGCCCTGCGTGCGTTGGGTTGAGAAATACTTCAAGGACTGCCTCTGCAACCTCCGCGACGACTTCTCCTTCGGTTTCGGGCTTGTCAGCTTAGTCTGTTGGGGAGTTGCAGAAATTCCTCAGATAATCACCAACTTTCAGACTAAGTCAAGCCATGGAGTCTCTCTTGCTTTTCTCCTCACTTGGGTTGCCGG GGATGTGTTTAATCTGGTGGGTTGTCTTCTGGAACCAGCAACT TTGCCTACCCAGTACTACACAGCTCTG CTTTACACAATAAGCACTGTAGTGTTGGTGTTGCAGAGCGTGTACTATGATTACTTCTATACATGGTGGAAATGTGGCAAAGTCACAGTTAACCAACTGGCACAA gatgaagaagaagattccagAAAACCATTGAATCCAAAGTTGGTTGATTCAGGCGTCCCAATACCGAGTGCTTCACCCAAAGCCACTCCTAGAAGGGAGTTCTACTATAC GTCAGCTAGATCGATGGCTGGTAGTGGCACTCCGCCGTTTCGAACGTATATGAAGGTAGCCAGAAGTGGTCCTTCTACATTGGCAGTAGACAGTGACTCATCTTCGGAGGACGAGTCGGCTCCAGTTACATCCAAAAAATCTGATAGGACTTCCCAACCTAGGCCAATTCCAAGATCG GTAGGTTATGGGGCATTTTTAGCTACATCACTTAACTTGCCCTTCGGAAGCAAGGGAATGACACAAGTATTATGCATAGGAATTACTGGGAGGAAGCTATTGCAG GAACACTCGGTGGAGCATAGTGTTTATGGGCAATGGTTGGGGTGGCTGATGGCTGCTATATACATGGGCGGTCGACTACCTCAGATTTGGTTAAAC ATTAAAAGAGGGAGTGTGGAG GGCTTGAATCCTCTAATGTTCGTCTTTGCATTGGTTGCAAATGTTGCTTATGTGGCTAG CATACTTGTAAGAACAATCGAGTGGGATAACATTAAAGCCAATATGCCATGGTTGCTCGATGCTGCAGTTTGCGTGGTGCTCGACTTATTT ATAATACTGCAGTACATGTATTACAGATACTGGAGGAAGAGGACATCACCACGTGATGAGGAAGACAACATATACTACAAGTAA
- the LOC133718930 gene encoding probable calcium-binding protein CML41, with protein MAAIANDIQRNSKSSKWFASKSLKLSFPRRRSSSKSTSSPSTSPTSPFSLLTATTTPRHTNREDEFREVFRYFDGDGDGKISATELRAYFGSTGEYMSYEEAETVIKELDSDGDSLLNFEDFLQLMKKEGSEDEDLKRAFEMFELEKGFITPRSLQRMLHRLGDTKSYDECATMIQVYDTDGNGVLDFNEFHRMMA; from the exons ATGGCAGCAATAGCCAATGATATTCAGAGAAACTCCAAATCTTCCAAATGGTTTGCTAGCAAGAGTCTCAAGCTCAGCTTCCCTCGTCGCCGATCATCGTCGAAGTCCACCTCATCGCCTTCAACCTCTCCCACCTCCCCTTTCTCTCTGTTAACTGCCACTACCACTCCAAGACATACCAACAG GGAAGATGAGTTCAGAGAAGTATTTCGCTATTTCGACGGAGATGGAGATGGAAAAATTTCGGCCACGGAGCTGAgagcttattttgggtccacaGGGGAGTACATGTCGTATGAAGAGGCCGAGACTGTGATCAAGGAGCTCGATTCCGACGGGGACAGTCTGTTAAACTTTGAGGATTTTCTTCAGCTGATGAAGAAGGAAGGCAGCGAAGACGAGGATCTGAAGAGGGCTTTCGAGATGTTTGAACTGGAGAAAGGGTTCATAACCCCAAGAAGCTTGCAGAGGATGTTGCACAGACTCGGAGACACCAAGTCCTATGATGAGTGTGCGACTATGATCCAAGTTTATGATACTGATGGGAATGGGGTGCTTGATTTTAACGAGTTTCATCGAATGATGGCTTAA